A window from Gottschalkiaceae bacterium SANA encodes these proteins:
- a CDS encoding NAD(P)H-dependent oxidoreductase translates to MNRIVVLNGSPKGKDSITYQYVRYLQVVKPNVEVTTFHIGQTIQSLERHKEKLDEIANLIRQADLVLWLYPVYTFSVPYQVVRWIELMNAYGHADAFSGKWMSQIATSRHFYDHTAYRYIEEIGKDWKMHSIPGHLADMQDLLKPQGQARFEAYLEELDWEMALEKPQEDVSSLKISLITDLREEDSELQKMIQIFRKNTKAKIQVLNLNEISIKSGCLGCLNCTLSGECIIKDDFQESLNIYVQNSDAIVYAGTMENHWFRSVWKKFDDRQFSNGHRMSIGGRPVGYLIAGAKENENNFLDVLKARAQVGHVYLCGIVSNQFEGDIQKKIEILTKKMEWAMVRHPERPVNFQGVGGMRVFRDLIYESRGFMKEDHKFYRENDLYDFPHKKKSTIFQGYIIGWMMKIPAIRRKVLPSLKQTMIKPYDKIFEERRVKNEK, encoded by the coding sequence ATGAATCGAATTGTGGTACTTAATGGCAGCCCAAAGGGGAAAGACAGCATCACCTATCAATACGTGCGCTATCTGCAGGTTGTTAAACCTAATGTTGAGGTGACCACTTTTCATATCGGCCAAACTATTCAAAGTCTGGAACGGCATAAGGAAAAACTGGATGAGATAGCAAACCTTATTCGTCAAGCTGATCTTGTTTTATGGCTTTATCCAGTGTACACCTTCTCGGTTCCGTATCAAGTGGTGCGATGGATTGAATTGATGAACGCCTATGGTCATGCGGATGCATTTTCGGGGAAGTGGATGAGCCAAATTGCAACTTCTCGTCATTTTTACGATCATACGGCATATCGATACATAGAAGAGATAGGGAAAGACTGGAAGATGCATTCCATTCCTGGTCACCTTGCGGATATGCAGGATCTCTTGAAGCCGCAGGGCCAAGCTCGATTTGAAGCCTATCTTGAGGAATTGGACTGGGAAATGGCTTTGGAAAAGCCCCAGGAGGACGTCTCTTCATTAAAGATTAGTTTGATTACCGATTTGCGGGAAGAAGATTCAGAACTTCAAAAAATGATACAAATTTTCCGAAAAAATACAAAAGCGAAGATTCAAGTATTGAATCTGAACGAGATATCGATTAAATCTGGATGCTTGGGTTGCTTGAACTGCACCTTATCTGGGGAATGCATCATCAAAGATGATTTTCAAGAGAGTTTGAATATCTATGTTCAAAATTCGGATGCCATTGTCTATGCAGGAACCATGGAGAATCATTGGTTTCGAAGCGTGTGGAAAAAGTTTGATGATCGGCAGTTTAGCAATGGACACCGCATGAGTATTGGAGGCCGTCCGGTTGGATATTTAATCGCAGGGGCGAAAGAAAACGAGAATAACTTTCTTGATGTGCTAAAGGCGAGGGCTCAAGTGGGTCATGTTTATCTTTGTGGGATTGTTAGCAACCAATTCGAGGGAGATATTCAGAAAAAGATTGAAATCCTGACAAAGAAAATGGAGTGGGCCATGGTTCGTCATCCGGAGCGACCTGTGAATTTTCAAGGTGTAGGCGGTATGCGTGTTTTTCGAGATTTGATCTATGAATCGCGTGGCTTTATGAAAGAAGATCATAAATTCTATCGAGAAAATGATCTTTATGACTTCCCTCATAAGAAGAAAAGTACAATTTTTCAGGGATATATAATTGGATGGATGATGAAAATTCCAGCGATACGGCGAAAGGTCTTGCCGAGTTTAAAACAAACGATGATTAAACCCTATGACAAAATTTTTGAAGAAAGAAGAGTCAAAAATGAAAAATAA
- a CDS encoding ABC transporter ATP-binding protein, with protein MKKILQVRKMEKTYGKRGNITKAVDGISFDVAEGEYIGIMGASGSGKTTLLNCISTIDTITGGSITINDCDVTGLSAKKLSAFRREQLGFIFQDFNLLDTLTAFENIALALTIMKCPAADIKKRVEAAAERLEIQDVLGKYPYQMSGGQKQRVAAARAIVTEPAMILADEPTGALDSKSAKMLMKSFEKMNEQMNATILMVTHDAFTASYCKRILFIKDGRLFHEIDRGLASRKDFFNEIIDVVSLLGGDNSDVL; from the coding sequence ATGAAAAAAATCTTGCAAGTTCGGAAAATGGAAAAAACATACGGGAAACGCGGGAATATTACCAAAGCGGTTGATGGAATCAGCTTTGATGTTGCCGAGGGTGAATATATTGGAATTATGGGTGCGTCGGGAAGTGGAAAGACAACACTCTTGAATTGCATTTCTACGATTGACACCATTACAGGAGGTTCAATTACCATTAATGATTGTGATGTAACGGGTTTATCCGCAAAAAAACTTTCTGCTTTCCGACGGGAACAATTAGGTTTTATTTTTCAGGACTTTAATCTTTTAGATACATTAACGGCGTTTGAGAATATTGCATTGGCTTTGACAATTATGAAATGTCCAGCAGCGGACATAAAAAAAAGAGTGGAAGCAGCAGCAGAAAGGCTTGAGATTCAAGATGTATTGGGAAAATATCCCTATCAAATGTCTGGCGGACAAAAACAGCGGGTTGCAGCTGCGCGAGCAATCGTAACAGAGCCTGCTATGATCCTAGCTGATGAACCCACAGGTGCATTGGATTCGAAATCGGCGAAGATGTTGATGAAAAGTTTTGAAAAGATGAATGAACAAATGAACGCCACCATTTTAATGGTAACCCATGATGCCTTTACAGCAAGCTATTGCAAGCGAATCCTATTCATTAAGGATGGACGGCTTTTTCATGAAATCGACCGGGGTTTGGCGAGTCGGAAAGATTTTTTTAACGAGATCATTGATGTGGTTTCCTTGTTAGGGGGGGACAACAGCGATGTACTTTAA
- a CDS encoding ABC transporter permease: MYFKLARKNVKKSIKDFAVYFLTLVFGVSVFYMFNSLDAQQELMAFTESQQSILVALTNILAYFSVFVSIVLGFLIVYANGFLIRRRKQELGMYMLLGMEKWKIARVLIYETMIIGVVALGVGLGLGTVLSQLMSIFTAMLFEVNMTGFHFIFSLGGAGKAIMYFGLIFAIAVLFSAVSISRYKLIDLFQASRKNEELKIRSLKASIVIFVIAIVCLVSAYALILKNGLLDIGFMFTLSILLGSIGTFLFFMSLSGFMLRMVQANSKLYFKNLNMFVLRQINSKINTTYVSMTIVCLVLLLTIGTFSSGMGISMAVSKDLTKENPYEYTLTNYWVEEEPSEAILDLVNRQWGQDAYGEVTVVREYDSGIAFSELPGAKKANFDFAEMGDMRPLVISLSDLNGLRKMNGQESIQLASGEVAFLSTNQDMKNAFEEIFTADASVPLANQTFALQSLSFLDTPLELGFAMGNFGTFVLRDDELPALKLEQQSANFNFEDEVQAREFDAKVAAWLKQTEPRPNYFSRSRTEIYDASVSTRTILSFLSIYLGFVFLITCAAILALQQLSEAADNRERYELLRKIGTEKKMINQSIFFQVFLYFMMPLGLAIVHSIVGLKVANDVIRMVGEMDIVGNLLITAVFILVIYGGYFLATYLGVKAIVAPKFGRTRE, from the coding sequence ATGTACTTTAAACTAGCGAGAAAAAATGTTAAAAAAAGCATTAAGGATTTTGCGGTTTACTTCTTGACCTTGGTTTTTGGTGTTAGTGTTTTTTATATGTTTAATTCCCTTGATGCACAGCAGGAACTGATGGCATTTACAGAATCACAGCAATCTATCTTGGTTGCTTTGACTAACATTCTGGCGTATTTTTCGGTTTTTGTATCTATAGTTCTGGGATTTTTAATTGTATACGCCAATGGATTTTTAATTCGAAGACGGAAACAAGAATTGGGCATGTACATGTTACTTGGGATGGAAAAATGGAAAATTGCTCGGGTATTGATTTATGAAACCATGATCATTGGCGTAGTTGCCTTGGGCGTTGGATTGGGATTAGGAACGGTACTTTCTCAGTTGATGTCGATATTCACTGCCATGCTTTTTGAAGTGAACATGACGGGGTTTCATTTTATATTCTCTTTGGGAGGTGCAGGGAAGGCAATCATGTATTTTGGATTGATCTTTGCAATTGCGGTGTTGTTCAGCGCCGTATCGATTTCAAGATATAAGCTGATTGACCTTTTCCAAGCGAGCAGAAAGAATGAAGAACTGAAAATTCGAAGCTTGAAAGCATCCATTGTAATCTTCGTGATCGCGATTGTCTGTTTGGTGTCTGCATATGCCTTGATCTTAAAAAATGGATTGCTGGACATTGGTTTTATGTTTACCCTGTCGATTCTTTTGGGTTCAATTGGAACATTCTTGTTCTTTATGTCATTGTCAGGTTTTATGCTTCGTATGGTACAGGCCAATTCGAAACTGTATTTCAAAAATTTAAATATGTTTGTCTTGCGACAAATAAACAGCAAGATTAATACAACGTACGTATCCATGACCATTGTCTGTTTGGTATTGTTATTGACGATCGGTACCTTTTCAAGCGGTATGGGTATTTCTATGGCAGTCTCAAAAGATTTGACCAAAGAAAATCCGTATGAATATACGTTGACGAATTATTGGGTCGAGGAGGAGCCGTCGGAAGCGATTTTAGACCTTGTGAACCGCCAATGGGGACAGGATGCTTATGGCGAAGTGACTGTTGTACGCGAATACGATTCAGGTATTGCTTTCTCGGAACTTCCTGGAGCAAAGAAAGCGAATTTTGATTTTGCAGAAATGGGAGATATGCGTCCCTTAGTCATTTCGTTGTCGGATTTAAATGGCTTGAGGAAGATGAACGGACAGGAATCAATCCAACTGGCTTCTGGAGAAGTTGCTTTTCTAAGTACGAATCAAGATATGAAAAATGCTTTTGAAGAGATCTTTACGGCGGATGCTTCGGTTCCGTTGGCGAACCAAACTTTTGCACTTCAATCGCTATCATTTTTAGACACGCCGTTGGAGTTGGGATTTGCAATGGGTAATTTTGGAACCTTTGTATTGCGAGATGACGAGCTGCCGGCACTTAAGTTGGAACAGCAGAGTGCGAATTTCAATTTTGAAGATGAAGTACAGGCCAGAGAATTTGATGCGAAGGTGGCGGCATGGCTGAAACAAACAGAGCCGAGACCGAATTATTTTTCTCGTTCGCGCACCGAGATTTATGATGCTAGCGTATCGACGCGCACAATTCTATCTTTTCTGTCCATTTATTTGGGATTTGTCTTCTTGATTACCTGTGCGGCCATACTTGCTCTTCAGCAGTTGTCGGAAGCGGCGGACAATCGGGAGCGCTACGAATTACTTCGAAAGATCGGTACGGAAAAGAAAATGATTAATCAGTCGATTTTCTTTCAAGTGTTTTTGTACTTTATGATGCCTCTGGGGCTGGCGATAGTTCACTCCATCGTTGGATTGAAGGTAGCCAATGATGTTATTCGTATGGTGGGCGAAATGGATATTGTGGGTAATCTCTTGATAACGGCCGTATTTATTCTTGTTATTTATGGTGGATATTTCTTGGCGACATACTTGGGTGTGAAGGCAATAGTGGCCCCAAAATTTGGTAGAACGAGGGAATAG
- a CDS encoding DUF4184 family protein — MAFTFAHPAAVLPLQKQKNRFHFTALVLGSMAPDFEYFLFVKPFQVAGHTLAGLFTTNLPLVFIVWLIYEIFVRDPFLRYLPEPLWKGAQQYRRAPQAIRHGREAWMFVYSALLGMLTHIVWDSFTHRSGLMVEAIPVLKQGLLIAGSQIPVYKILQHASTLIGFFVIAWFLNEKLKVDLPPVRTRTERMMAGVYWGAVLIASGFFYIGLTLFFYHGSIGGLVMRILDSGLLGLVCISMVDRFWGTRRSGHRN; from the coding sequence ATGGCATTTACCTTTGCGCACCCAGCAGCAGTACTACCTCTGCAAAAACAAAAGAATAGATTTCACTTTACTGCGCTCGTTCTGGGCTCCATGGCGCCAGATTTTGAATATTTCCTTTTCGTGAAGCCTTTTCAAGTTGCGGGGCATACTTTAGCGGGTTTGTTTACAACAAATCTGCCCTTGGTATTTATTGTTTGGCTGATCTATGAAATTTTTGTTCGGGATCCATTTTTGAGATATTTGCCGGAGCCGCTTTGGAAGGGAGCACAGCAATATCGCCGTGCTCCTCAAGCGATTCGTCATGGTCGTGAGGCTTGGATGTTTGTTTATTCCGCGTTATTAGGTATGTTGACACATATCGTTTGGGACAGCTTCACGCATCGATCGGGCCTAATGGTTGAAGCAATTCCAGTGTTGAAGCAAGGGCTTCTAATAGCAGGAAGTCAAATTCCAGTTTATAAAATATTACAGCATGCTAGTACTTTAATTGGTTTTTTCGTTATTGCTTGGTTTCTTAATGAGAAGTTAAAGGTTGATCTTCCTCCTGTTCGAACACGGACTGAGAGAATGATGGCTGGGGTATATTGGGGTGCAGTACTCATTGCTAGTGGATTTTTTTATATTGGATTGACTCTTTTCTTTTATCATGGAAGCATTGGTGGCTTGGTTATGCGAATTTTGGATAGTGGTTTATTGGGCCTTGTTTGCATTTCGATGGTTGATCGATTTTGGGGGACAAGGAGATCGGGGCATCGCAATTGA
- a CDS encoding calcium/sodium antiporter, with product MNELVMHNLELWPSIILFGIIAVSLFFLSRGADLLVDQAVSLSVHWGVPKMVIGATIVSLGTTLPEASVSVMAAMNGNPDMALGNAIGSIIADTSLIIGLAALMGHLVVDRKTILRQGKVQLGAGILLAVVCLPIFSAGASGQIYQWMGFVFLALLVAYIYISMKWAKTASASPHGFEEENTALWIQIIKLLVGVVMVIGSSQVLIPAVEIIATRMGIPQSVIAATLVAFGTSLPELVTAISAVKKGHGELAIGNIIGADILNVLFVVGSAAAVTKGGLVVPTSFYQIQIPTMLISLGLFRYFSRGRKAFIAKREGVVLLVIYVVYLILNYV from the coding sequence ATGAATGAATTAGTAATGCATAATTTAGAACTATGGCCATCTATTATTCTCTTTGGCATTATTGCGGTGAGTCTATTCTTTTTAAGTCGTGGTGCGGATTTACTTGTCGATCAAGCTGTCAGTTTATCGGTTCATTGGGGTGTACCAAAAATGGTGATTGGTGCTACCATCGTTTCCTTGGGAACGACCTTGCCGGAAGCGAGTGTTTCTGTCATGGCAGCCATGAATGGAAACCCTGATATGGCATTAGGAAATGCGATTGGATCGATTATTGCCGATACCAGTTTGATAATTGGTTTGGCGGCGCTCATGGGTCATCTAGTTGTCGACAGAAAAACGATTTTGCGACAAGGGAAGGTTCAATTGGGTGCAGGGATCTTGCTTGCTGTCGTTTGTTTGCCGATTTTCTCAGCCGGTGCTTCCGGTCAGATTTATCAATGGATGGGATTTGTATTTCTTGCTCTTTTAGTTGCATATATTTATATTTCTATGAAATGGGCAAAAACAGCAAGTGCGAGCCCTCATGGGTTTGAAGAGGAAAATACAGCGCTTTGGATTCAAATCATCAAATTGCTGGTCGGTGTTGTCATGGTAATTGGATCATCTCAGGTGTTGATTCCTGCCGTTGAAATTATTGCGACCCGCATGGGAATTCCACAAAGCGTGATAGCGGCAACTCTTGTGGCCTTTGGAACGAGCTTGCCGGAATTGGTGACTGCGATTTCAGCAGTGAAAAAAGGTCATGGTGAATTAGCTATCGGCAATATTATTGGAGCGGATATTTTAAATGTATTATTTGTAGTAGGAAGTGCAGCTGCGGTAACCAAGGGTGGTTTGGTTGTACCAACTAGTTTCTACCAGATTCAGATTCCGACGATGTTGATTTCTTTGGGATTATTTCGCTATTTTTCTCGAGGAAGAAAAGCCTTTATTGCCAAGCGAGAAGGTGTGGTTTTACTCGTCATCTATGTGGTTTATCTGATTCTCAATTATGTATAA
- the gmk_1 gene encoding guanylate kinase, whose product MIHFIVVIGPSAAGKSTIKNRLGYSTVTTWTSRLPREGEKHGIDYFFATQEEMLKRMASGFFLEMTEYDGNYYATSLQSLESIVLKKETVTLAVDLHGIEELKRHFGDQVFALGLYISKESCRVRLEERNEGGVEERLKNYEDEIMGVLAHSDLIINNEKERWERIPLLLDGIRAMVKDSMKE is encoded by the coding sequence ATGATTCATTTTATTGTGGTCATTGGACCCAGTGCTGCAGGAAAATCAACGATTAAAAACCGTCTTGGATATTCTACGGTCACAACATGGACCTCAAGGTTGCCGCGTGAAGGGGAAAAACATGGGATTGATTACTTCTTTGCTACACAGGAAGAAATGCTGAAGAGAATGGCGTCAGGTTTTTTTCTTGAGATGACGGAATATGATGGAAATTATTATGCAACCAGTCTGCAATCGCTAGAGTCTATTGTTCTAAAAAAAGAGACCGTAACCCTTGCTGTTGATCTTCATGGAATTGAAGAATTGAAGAGGCATTTTGGGGACCAGGTGTTTGCGCTCGGATTGTACATTTCAAAAGAGAGCTGCCGAGTTCGGCTAGAAGAGCGGAATGAGGGTGGTGTAGAAGAACGATTGAAGAATTACGAGGATGAAATCATGGGCGTGTTGGCTCACAGTGATTTGATTATCAATAACGAGAAGGAAAGATGGGAACGAATTCCTTTGCTTCTTGATGGAATAAGGGCCATGGTGAAGGATTCAATGAAGGAATAG
- a CDS encoding 5'-nucleotidase: MSYKLTNKLVVAISSRALFDLEMENSIYENEGLSAYTEHQITHEDELLKPGTAYSLVQALLDLNHLGKEAQVEVIILSRNSPSTGLRVFNSIEKKELNIKRAAFTGGEKISHYLNALEVDLFLSKNKEDVQDAIDAGFAAARLYDAPKDFHPNENQIRIAFDGDAVIFSEESEAIYKERGLDAFAANEKEFASDPLSEGPFAKFLLTLSKIKKEEPKRIRIALVTSRNSPAHKRAILTLRKWGVDVDEAFFLGGVGKTDILKAFNAHIFFDDQEIHLDSASEEIPSGKVPYPSDSKLNNV; this comes from the coding sequence ATGTCATATAAATTGACGAATAAATTGGTCGTAGCGATTTCGTCGCGAGCCTTATTTGATTTGGAAATGGAAAATTCCATTTATGAAAATGAGGGATTGTCTGCTTATACAGAACATCAAATTACTCATGAGGATGAGCTTCTGAAACCAGGAACGGCTTATTCATTGGTACAAGCCTTACTTGATTTGAATCATTTGGGAAAGGAAGCCCAAGTAGAAGTGATAATATTGTCTAGGAACAGTCCAAGTACCGGATTGCGCGTATTTAATTCCATTGAGAAGAAGGAATTGAATATCAAGCGCGCGGCTTTTACCGGAGGCGAAAAGATTTCGCACTATTTGAATGCGTTAGAGGTGGATTTGTTTTTGTCAAAAAACAAAGAGGATGTACAAGATGCCATTGATGCTGGATTTGCAGCTGCTCGTTTATATGATGCACCAAAGGATTTTCATCCAAACGAAAATCAGATTCGCATAGCTTTTGATGGTGATGCCGTAATTTTTTCAGAGGAGTCTGAGGCGATCTACAAAGAAAGGGGATTGGATGCCTTCGCGGCAAATGAAAAAGAGTTTGCAAGTGATCCTCTTTCTGAAGGTCCATTCGCAAAGTTCCTATTGACCCTATCCAAGATCAAAAAAGAGGAGCCGAAACGGATTCGAATTGCCTTGGTAACATCGCGTAACTCACCCGCCCATAAGCGGGCAATTTTGACCTTACGGAAGTGGGGCGTGGATGTAGATGAAGCCTTTTTTTTAGGTGGTGTTGGCAAGACGGACATATTAAAAGCGTTTAATGCACATATATTTTTTGATGATCAAGAAATTCATTTGGACTCTGCATCGGAAGAGATTCCTTCTGGTAAGGTTCCTTACCCATCGGATTCTAAGCTGAATAACGTGTAG
- a CDS encoding NUDIX hydrolase, with amino-acid sequence MGYFEIIERYQTKSEQEEQDRFLMLEQMDLTGNKILTRENEAAHMTSSAVILNPALDKMLMIHHKIYDTWTWTGGHADGEDNPLGTAIREAREETGIEKMMPLSKDPISIEVLPVFGHQKKGAYVSTHLHFNTSFVLIAEETELLVLNEEETNGVQWVPVVKIGEYSNEPMLIEIYQKIIRFAQSAYKSKARQNGMEGKL; translated from the coding sequence ATGGGATATTTTGAAATCATCGAGCGGTATCAAACGAAGAGTGAGCAAGAGGAACAAGATCGGTTTTTGATGTTGGAACAAATGGATTTGACCGGTAATAAAATTTTGACGAGAGAAAACGAGGCGGCTCATATGACGAGTTCGGCTGTTATTCTAAACCCCGCCTTGGACAAGATGCTGATGATTCATCATAAGATATATGACACATGGACATGGACCGGAGGGCACGCTGACGGTGAGGACAATCCATTGGGGACGGCGATCCGCGAAGCTCGGGAAGAAACTGGGATTGAAAAAATGATGCCCTTAAGTAAGGATCCGATCTCGATTGAAGTATTGCCTGTTTTTGGACATCAGAAAAAAGGTGCCTACGTTTCAACTCATTTGCATTTCAATACGTCATTTGTGCTGATTGCAGAAGAAACGGAGTTATTGGTTTTGAATGAAGAAGAGACAAATGGGGTTCAATGGGTTCCAGTCGTTAAGATTGGCGAGTATTCGAATGAACCGATGCTAATAGAAATTTATCAAAAAATTATTCGATTTGCACAATCAGCATACAAAAGCAAGGCGCGTCAGAATGGGATGGAGGGAAAGCTATGA
- a CDS encoding cyclase family protein, with amino-acid sequence MKMFIDCSHLIEEGMPVYPGTEGPTLLQACTIEEVGFREKKWTMYSHMGTHMDAPAHMIADGKTLDQFSVEKFMGRGMILDVRECTAKEIPLGRLQAYESILKKVDYVLIQTGWELFWGSEQYVGSFPALSIEAAEYMMQFNLKGIGVDAISIDLMDTESFPIHKILLENDLVIIENLKNMSLLEGQFDFYAFPLNVEDADGSPIRAIAVVEE; translated from the coding sequence ATGAAAATGTTTATTGATTGTAGCCATCTAATTGAAGAAGGGATGCCGGTTTATCCGGGAACGGAAGGCCCCACTCTTTTGCAGGCCTGCACGATTGAGGAGGTGGGATTTCGAGAAAAGAAATGGACCATGTATTCTCATATGGGGACCCATATGGATGCACCAGCGCATATGATTGCGGATGGAAAGACTTTAGATCAGTTTTCTGTTGAGAAGTTTATGGGCCGGGGAATGATACTGGATGTGCGGGAGTGTACGGCAAAGGAAATTCCATTGGGCCGTCTTCAAGCCTATGAAAGCATTTTGAAAAAAGTTGATTATGTTTTGATTCAGACAGGATGGGAGTTGTTTTGGGGCAGTGAGCAATATGTCGGAAGTTTTCCCGCCTTGTCGATTGAAGCGGCGGAGTATATGATGCAATTCAATTTGAAAGGGATCGGTGTTGATGCCATTTCAATCGATTTAATGGATACAGAAAGCTTTCCGATTCATAAAATTCTTCTTGAAAATGATCTGGTCATTATTGAAAATCTAAAGAATATGAGTTTACTTGAAGGTCAGTTCGATTTTTACGCTTTTCCCTTGAATGTCGAGGATGCAGATGGATCACCAATCCGAGCAATTGCTGTGGTTGAGGAATAG
- a CDS encoding MATE family efflux transporter: protein MSTNKQLFRLAAPIFIETLLFMLLGVADIYMLSQYNDLAAGAVGAANQLINNLNLIFAIISAGTAVLVAQNVGAKNKLEIERVSSVSIVMNLCLGIAVSLPMLIWGRNILILMGVTPDLMEHAADYIQIVGGALFLQALLNTAAVIIRSHGFTKQTMLISLGMNILNIFGDAVLIFGLFGAPVLGAKGVAIATTASRFLATIVAYSFLFKKVVPIEMFRHIFDKPKQVLKNLMKIGLPAALENMSYSVSQTVVMSLILVSIGEVSYITRTYAWSICWFAFLFAIAIGQATQIMIGQSVGAKRIEEAYEIGLRNFRISFILSLFTGLGLFLFGGNLIGLYTDNPQIIAIGAATLAVDAFLEPGRTFNIIFINGLRGAGDVIFPVVMAVISMWLFGVGAGYFFAVILGYGLPGFWFGFLLDEWIRGFSMFLRWKSKKWTNKSLV, encoded by the coding sequence ATGTCAACGAACAAACAACTTTTTCGCTTAGCAGCACCGATTTTTATAGAAACCCTGCTTTTTATGCTCCTTGGCGTTGCCGATATTTATATGCTAAGCCAGTACAATGACTTGGCTGCTGGTGCTGTTGGCGCTGCCAATCAGCTGATCAATAATCTAAATCTGATCTTCGCCATCATTTCAGCAGGAACCGCCGTTTTGGTTGCGCAAAATGTTGGAGCAAAAAATAAACTTGAAATCGAGCGTGTCAGCTCTGTCTCCATCGTCATGAATCTATGCTTAGGAATTGCTGTCAGTTTGCCTATGCTGATTTGGGGCCGCAACATCCTCATTCTTATGGGGGTAACCCCGGACTTGATGGAACATGCGGCAGACTATATTCAGATTGTCGGCGGTGCTTTGTTCCTGCAGGCTCTTTTAAATACCGCAGCGGTCATCATCCGTAGCCATGGATTTACCAAACAAACCATGCTGATCAGTCTTGGCATGAATATCTTAAATATTTTTGGAGACGCAGTATTGATTTTTGGTCTTTTTGGCGCTCCTGTTCTAGGAGCAAAAGGTGTGGCAATCGCCACTACGGCCAGCCGATTTCTTGCAACCATCGTCGCCTATAGTTTCCTCTTCAAAAAAGTGGTTCCCATTGAAATGTTTCGCCATATCTTTGATAAGCCCAAACAAGTTCTTAAGAATTTAATGAAGATTGGTCTGCCGGCAGCCCTAGAAAATATGTCATATTCCGTTTCTCAAACAGTAGTCATGTCTCTAATTCTAGTATCGATCGGCGAAGTTTCCTATATCACCCGTACCTACGCCTGGTCCATCTGCTGGTTCGCCTTTCTATTCGCCATTGCGATTGGGCAAGCAACCCAGATCATGATTGGTCAATCGGTTGGTGCCAAGCGCATTGAAGAAGCCTATGAAATCGGACTTCGCAATTTTCGAATCTCCTTTATCCTCTCACTATTCACCGGACTTGGACTCTTTCTTTTCGGCGGCAACTTAATTGGACTCTATACAGACAATCCCCAGATTATTGCCATCGGTGCAGCCACCTTGGCTGTAGATGCATTTCTTGAACCTGGGCGCACCTTTAATATTATCTTTATCAACGGTTTGCGCGGAGCAGGCGATGTCATCTTCCCGGTTGTCATGGCCGTCATTTCCATGTGGTTATTTGGTGTCGGTGCAGGTTATTTCTTTGCCGTCATTCTTGGATACGGATTGCCAGGATTTTGGTTCGGTTTCCTCTTAGACGAATGGATCCGAGGCTTCTCTATGTTCTTGCGTTGGAAAAGCAAAAAATGGACCAATAAATCCTTAGTATAA